CCCAACGCTCGATGAGCTTCGGTTTATGGGGCTTGAAGCGCAAGCGATAGACTTGGTTTACAATGGCATTCCCGCTGTGCAGATTTCTTATGCAGAGAAATTACAGTCTCGCTCGCGTTTACAGGAGTATGCGCAAAATTTGCTCGGATATGAGCCAGATGTGGTGATGACTCATGTTACGCGCCCGGTGATTAGTAAAGGACTATGGCGTGATTTACTCGTGCTGACACATCTCGATAAATTGTTGGGGAACAAAGGACAAACGGGTGTGTTTTTTGTGCTTACAACAGCTGCGGAACAGCGTAGTGCGCGCGATATTGAGATTATGGAGTCCGAATATGGATGGCCGGTTGTACACCATAAAGGACCACCCGATCTGGTTTCAAATGAGGTGGATATCTGGCGGGATATGGTAGGGTTTAATCGCGAATCTGTTGCCATTCAAGCCATTTTGGTCAATCAGTTTGGATGGGACCAGGCGAGTTGCGGGCAGCGCATGCCGCAAGATATGACATTTGAGGATTTGCGCCGGGGTACGGATGTTGAATTTGGACAATCGATTTACGAGCCGTTTGGCATTGCCGTGCTCGAACCTCTGACTTTTGGTGGGCTTTGTGTGCCGAGTAGTGTGTGCGGGTGTTGCGGATTTTTGGGTCGCGTGACAAAAGAACAGGCCGATCCTCTCGTCATCGTGGCAGATTATACGGCAGATGTCGCATTGGAGAGTGCCGCGTCTGCCCGTGTGATAGGTGAGTATGAACGTCGTATCCAGGAAGGCAAAGTGGCAGAAAAAGTTGCGTGGGATATCGCAGATGCGTTGCCATCATCGGATAGAGAACGCGAGGCGCGATTGCATTCGGGTTACAGGTTAGCCGGACAAATGAGCTGGGATCGCGTGTGCGAAGCGTTTTTTTTGCCGGGTATAGAACGCGCGATTTCCCGTGGTCGAGTACAACGAAACGTTTGACGCTTTGAAGCGTGTAAAGGGCTATTGTAGTCAGCTATTTTTATCCATTGAGTGATGATTATGATGAGAAAACGATTTTTACTGATTTTTTTACTTGTGACCTGTCTCGCTGGTTGCAATACCGAAAAGCGCAACCCATTGGGCGAGGGCTTTGTTGGACGCGATCCCGGTGATACAGTAGCATTGCCCGCGATTCCGCTAACGTCGGCGCGGTCCTTTCAATCTCTGATTATTCCTACTGTGATGGGGGAACAAGAGGAATTGCTGGTCGGGCAGATGAATGGGTTTTTGCTGCGGAGTCTGTTGCGTTTTAATGTGCCGGATGTGTTGTCTGGCGGTGTACCATCGGGGTTGACGATTGATTCCCTGCGCGTCAATCTGGGTATTCGGTCGGCACGATTGGTCGAAAATGCATCGCTGATTGCATTGCGGCCCGATTCGCCATGGGAAGAACTTCAGACCTATGTCGATACGACTCGCTGGGTCGAGTCCGAGGTGCTTGCAACGCCAATACCCGGTGCTGTGACGCAGGTATTTGTGGATCGCGTTCGGATCGATTTGCCCGTGTCGCTCTTGAAGTATGCGGTAGAAGCGGGAGATCAGTCTTTAGAAATCCTGTTGCAACCCGATGGTGAGGCACCTTTTTTGTTGGATATTTTTTCACGCGAAGCTACCGATATTCGTGCAGATGCGCCGATTCCCGAATTGGAGGCCGTGTACCGGGTGGAAGATGTGACAGAGCGTGCGGCTGTTCAGACCGATGCAGATACTTATTGGAGTGCGCGGATCAATGGCGGTCCTCCAAAAGATCTGGCGATTCTTGCCGAGGGTTTTTTTTACGGGAGTGTTTTGAATTTTGATCTGCCCAATATTCCACAAGGCGCGACGATCAATTCGGCCCAATTGCAATTGAATATCGATCTGGATCGTTCCTATTTTTCATCTTTTCCCATTGAAATATATGGCCTGAAAATTGCAGAAGGCGATACCGCGTTTACGCGGTTTAATGAGAGATTACTCATTGAACCAGCGACAGCGACTTACACGATTAATCAGACTTTGATTCAAGCATGGATATCTGGTGTACGAGAAAATCATGGATTGGCACTTTCGCCCGTCAATTTTGTTTCTTTAGGGGGGTTGCCAATGCCTTTAAATTCGCCCTCTCTCATCCGATGGCTTGTGTTAAAAGATGTGCGTTTAAATCTCATTTACTCTCTTCCTCCGGAATTGTAATATGATGCGAATAATTCTCGCTTTGGGTTTTATTTTGTCGATGGTACTGCCAGCTTGTGCCAATACAATTTTTTCTTTTTATGGTGTTGGAGATCCAGTCAGGCGCGTTGATGCGCGATCTCGAAGTATGGGCGGTGCCGGGCGGTCACTTGCAGATGGACTAAATTTTTCATCCCAAAATCCCGCTTTGTTGGGCGCTTTCCGCAGAGCATCTGTGAGTATGCAATTTATGGCTCAGCACCGATTTTTGAATGGCGAAAGCATTGTAAATGACGGGGATGTCGGGGCTTTTCAGATCGCACTGCCTATGAGACGTGGTCCTGTTATAGGTGTCGGACTTGAACCGCTTACAGATATGGATTTCGGGGCGATAGAAGATCGCGGCACGGGTAATTTGAAGTATCAACTGGAAGTGGAAGCGACCGGGGGTATCCAGGCTATTTCCCTGGGGTTGGGACATCGAATTGGGCGCAGGCTTTTTGTGGGAGGGCGTATAAATTGGGTGGCTATGGGGACATTTAACGAGTCCTGGATCAAGGATTTCGACAATGAGACGGTCTTCTTTTCTCACGATGAGATCACGCGCACCCACCGCGGATGGTTGCCTTCATTCGGGATTATCTATACGCCCACTTCGCGGTGGAGTTTGGGGGCAAATGTCGATATCGGAGGCAGTATCAAGCAGCGTCAGGTTCAAAGAAATCGCTTTGTGGGACAGCGTGAAGCCGTTGAGGTCGAGACGGAAAGCGATGTGGAATTTCCCCGGGAATTTGGAGCGGGGATAACGTATCTGGCGGGTTATCGCTGGCTGGCATCGGTTGATGTTTCTCGGGGGCTGTGGCGCGCGACGGGAGATGGACGATTTGATACGTGGGATGTAAGTGCAGGGATGTTGTGGCGCACGGGAGACCCCGATGTGCTGGTGCGGAGCCGGCGCTTTGAATTTGGCGCAGGTTTTCATTATCGGTCGCTTTATTTTCCGACGAGTTCTAATAGCCAGATTGGCGAATTAGGCGTCAGCTTCGGCATGGCGGTGCCATTTGTGAATAATAGCGGTCGTTTTCGCTATGTGCTCGAGGTGGGAAGACGCGGCGACCGCTCAAAACACGGCGCATCAGAGCGGTTTATTCAACACTCTTTTTCCGTAGTCGGTTTTGTAAGGTAGTTTGGGGCAGGACAGACAGTTCAAACGGCCTGTGTTCGGCGCCCGAGCGCTCGGATACGGCCGTTTTTGATTTTTTGAACAATTTGGTCGGATAGAAGGTGCAAAATGGGCAGACCAATCCCCGTGCAAATAAAATACAAGGGAGCTATTTCGGGCGCAATAGATTCAAAGCAGACGATTGCAAGAAGGCCCTGCGACAAGAGCGGAAGCCAGGCTTGAACGGGTTGCGAGGTGAAGCGCCTACATAGCAGACCACCGGCAATTTTGCCCAAAATCAAGGCTGCTATCAGTGCATAAAAATGAGGCGGTACGGAGGACATTTGCCAGTCTAAAACGAGGCCAGTAGCATAGTGTGCGAGAGCAAAAGCAATCAGTGCTTCCGCATTTGGTGGACGCATATTGGGTCTCAGTCCGCGTTTGGTGCGCAAGGACAATGCAAGGCCCACTGCCCAGGCCAAAATAAGGGGCTGAATCCAAACGTGCCATGAAGCAAGCGCGATCAGGAATGACAGGGCAAACCAACTCGTAAACTGGCCTGTGGGGGTGTGGATATGTTGCAACCAGCGATGCACGAGTTCAATGCCAACAACACCGATCAAAACGGCCAGTGCGATATCGGCGGCAAGATGAAGGAAGGAATAGAACCCGTCGTTCAGGATGAATTCGACGCCAAAAATAAGCCCTGTCAAAAAGAGCAAACAGAGACCGATTGCCGTAACACATAAAGAAAAAGGCCATGTATCTCGCAGGTTGTGTTCTGTGCGATCTAAAAATATGGGGGCTGAGATGCCCGATAGGATGGCAAGTTGCAAGGTGGTGACAAGGTGGAGGTCGAAAAAGATGAGCACTGAAAAGGTTGTGAGAACGGGTGCTGCATACAGGTAAATGCTACCCGTAAGCAAACGCTGATTTGCAAAGATAGGACGGGAGAGCGATGTGCCCAAATAAAGGCCGACCCAGGCCATTGCGATATCTGCAAAGGGTTTTATACTTTGGTGACTTTCAGCGGTTGTAATAGGTGCAAAGCCGATGGCGAGCCCCGCGGCTATCATGCCCAGGACATTGGGCAATTTGGCGCGATGAGCCAGTCGCGCACCCACGATAGAGGCCGTTATCAGAAAGCCGACCCAGACCATTTCGGGAGGGGATTGGAGAAGCCAGATCAGGATACCGATACCAAGTGTAATGCAAAGAAGGCGCATGGAAATCGTCTCAGGTGTGAGATTGTGGTGAATTCGCGGGTGGAATGAGTATCATCTGGCTTAAAAAAACGGCAATTACGAGTCCCGTAATGAGCGTGTAGTGCTGAAAGTCGAGGAGATAAATGGCCTGTACGCCAACAGCGATACTCAGCGTGCCCTGAGGGCGCCAGCTCATGGTGAGCAATTCGCGCCAGGTCTGCGGTATTTGCCAGAGGGTTTGGGATACCGTGAAACCGATTGTGCGGCCCATTCCGCGCACGAGTATCACTGTGAGAGCAAGTGGAAAAAGAGGTGACCAAAGAAAAAATATATCGCCGCCAAATTCCCCTATTATTGAGCCGGTCAGTGCGAAAAAGATCGGTTCAATCACGTCATTTGCACGTGTTGTAAATTCGACGATTTCGCGTTTTGCCACGGTTGTGTTAATCAGCCAGATACCCGATAGAAAGCCCACAGCAAGAGATGGTAAGTCCGGAGCCTGGCACAATCCTGAAAGGGCGATCACAATGCCCAGGACAAGGCCCAGTGCGCGAGCACCCGTGCGGTGGCTGCGAAATGAAAAATCGAGCGCGATGCCTCCGACCACGCCTGCGCCGAGCATGAGCAGTGCAATACCAGTTGCACCTATAAATGGCAAGTTGCCCAAATAAAAAATGGGGTTTTCTGCAAGTGGGGGAAAAGCGATGCACAACACGGCCATGGCCGCGATATTACTAAGTGGCAGGTTTTGACCTGGAACAGGAGTTGGAATAGGGCGGTTGGGCCACTGAAAAAAAGGTGTGGGAAAGCGCACAGTAAGTGCGAAGCAGGTGAGCAAGACTATGGCGAGGGGTAAATTTTGGAGCAACCCGAGGTAGCGATAAAGTATTAAACCACTGGCGAAGGCAGCAAGGACGGTGAACCCGCCTGTGGCGAGGACAACGGCTGTTTGTGAGTAAATCACCGAGATCCCGCCGCGGTCTCGCAGATTTTGGAGGTCTGTTGACAGACCTGTTTGCAGGCCAATCCACAGCAAAATAGCGCCGATGCAATTGTACCGCACCACTTCAAACAGGTGAAACACCTCATCGGCTTCAGAAAAAAACATCCCTACGAGAACACCGAGGAGCAGATAATGTGCTCTGCCTATTCGCAGACTGTCTATCAGCGGATATGGTGGCATCCGTCGAAAAATTTTTTGGCCGAGAAAAAAAGCACCAAAACCGACAATTAAGCTGAAAATAAAGGCCATAAAATGCCTGCACTTTAGGGATAACTGGTGTCGCCTTTGCTGCGGTGGATTATACTTTTTTCCAAAGTTTGGGTCAAGGGTGAAGTTGACGACCCACGCTTGACAGTCGTTAAAATATAGTGTATAGTCAAGATTGAGCTGTAATAGATGAGATTTGAGAGAGCACCTTCCCCATAGTTCTGCTAATGTTGTGCTGTGCGCGGAGGCGGATGGCCGGGTACTGGTAGCACAAATTCTGGAGACTCTATGTCCAATTCATTACCTCAGGTGCTAATGCACAGTGCCCCAAGTTTGTACAAGCATCTCGACGCATTTGCCCAGATTGTTGAGTCGGCCGTTCGGCTAGCTGGCGCTTCAGAAGATGAGCAAGTTGATCTGATGGTTGCAGTCATGGAAGCACTCAACAATGCGATTGATCATGGCAATGGTGAAGATGCTTCGAAGAAAGTACATCTCAAGATCGATATCCACCCCGCTTCCATCACGGTCTGGGTGCAAGACGAGGGAGGAGGTTTTGATCCCAATGCCACACCTGACCCGGTTGCGCCAGAAAATCTAATGAATAATTCTGGACGCGGGCTTTTGATGATGCGTGCGTTTATGGATGAGGTGGATTTTATGCCCTCTCAGAAGGGCACACTGGTTAAAATGATCAAGTATTTTTCCTCTAAGTCGTCACCATCTCACTGTTGAGGAGGATGCCCATGCAAATTGACATTTCTGGACACCATTACCATGTCTCCGACAGTACGCGTACCCATATTAAAGCTGCTGTCTCTCGGTTTGAGCGATTTTACACGCCAGTGCTGGGTTGTCATGTCGCCATCAAAAAAGAGGAGCCTGCATTTCGCGTTGATATTATTGTCAATGTGCATGGGCAAACTCTTAAAGCTTCCAACACTGGCAATAAGCTCTTTCCCGTTATTGACGGTTCGGCAAAGAAGATGATCCGACAATTAAAGAAACTTCGCGGCCGACGTAGAAAACCTCGCGTTATTTCTAGTCTAAATGAGGTATGAGCCGTGCCACAGATTTCTATTGGCAAGATGTTAGAGGATTATAGCGACCAACTCTCGCTTTCGTCCGTTGCTGGACAGGAGGGGATTGGCAATACACTATCTACCAGCGATGTCCATCGGCCCGGTCTCGCACTTGCGGGTTTCCTCGGGCTTTTTACTTTTGACCGCGTTCAGGTTATGGGCAATACGGAGATGCTCTATCTGTCGAGTCTTGACCCCGATGTTTGTCGCCAAACCCTTGAAACCATTTTTCAGTTTGATATTCCCTGTATGGTTATCACTGATGGGAATGAAGTGCTGCCGGTGATGGTCGAATTGTCCAATGCGCGGCACATTCCCTTGCTGACCACGCCGTTTGCGACCACCAAGTTCGCCCACCTTTTTTCTCATTATCTCGACGATGTGTTTGCACCGCGCACAGCCATTCACGGTTCGCTGGTTGATGTGTATGGCATTGGGCTGTTATTTGTTGGGGCAAGTGGGATCGGAAAAAGTGAGATTGCCGTTGACCTGGTTGAGCGCGGACACCGATTGGTCGCGGATGACGTCGTGCTCGTGTCGCGCAAGTTACAGGGCATAGTTGTAGGCAGCAGCGGAGAAACACTGCGCGATCATATAGAAATACGCGGTCTGGGCATTTTGAATGTTCGCAATATGTTTGGTGTGCGTGCCGTTCGCATGCAGAAGCGGATTGAGGTTGTTGTCAAACTCATTAAATGGGATGAAACCGCGGCTTACGATCGCATTGGACTCGATGAGGATTGGGTCTCGATTCTCGATCTCGAGGTGCCTCAGGTTACAGTGCCGATCTATCCGGGAAAAAATATTACGGTGATTGCTGAGACGATAGCCTTGAATTATCAACTCAAAATACAGGGCTATCACACGGCGCAAGAATTCAATCGTCGCCTTGTTGAGCGCATGAAAAACAAAATCCGGGACGATATGTCTATTCGCGCGGATATCGAGTAACTATGGAGGCATAAATGAAATTAAAGTGCGTTGTCTTATTGTTGTTTGGGCTCGTGGGGTGTGGGGGACAGAGTGCTTTGGAAAGCGATGCCCAGCGCATGCTGGCTTCTGTACGGGATCTGGAAGAAGAATTGGCCGATTTGCCGCAGGCGATTGCGCGGTATGGAGAAATCTCAGCGCAATTCCCAAATACTGAGGCGGAAAAAACAGCGCGCGCGCGACGGGTTATGCTCGAGCAGGTACAGATGCGCCTGGCGGATCGAGAAGTTATTCCGAAAGATAGTATAGAGACATTTTACGAAGGTGTGGTCGAGATCGCGCCCGATTATTTTGCCGCGTTGAAGGAGCTCGGCACCCATTACAGTAATCAAATACATCTTATCACGCGTTTTGCCGCCAATACAGGGGCGGTGCAAATAAAAGAACAGGCCATAGGAATATGGGTAAAGCAGGATAGTCTGTGGTCGCGCTACACCTTTCGCCCCATTCCATCAAATCGTTTCTGGCGGGATCAGTTGTGTAAGGACGCGCTGAATATTACAGAGATGTTAATTGCTAAGTCTTTTCGAGAGTACGACCGCGCGCAGAGTATCATCAATAAGGGATTGGATTACGCTTCGGGCGAGGATGTGATTTCACGGGCTAAAGTCTATGCCGCCTATTGTGCGTTTTGGCAGGGCAAAGCAGAAGATTTCCAGCAGGGCGTCGCACTGGCAAAAGAGGCTTTGAGCTATGAATTTTTATCGGATAATGACCGCGCGCGCGCCTATCATGTTATTGGTCTGTGTTATGCGTATATTTATCAGGATACAGAAGACATGACCCATCTCGATGAGGCGATAAGAGCACTCAATGAAGCCGTGAATATCGATGGGAATATGGGCGAGGCAAAGCTATTGCTCAAAGAGTTGCGACAACAGCGAGGAAGGGTAGCATCTTGAGATTATGAAAAAAATTGTTTGTAAATTTGGCGGTTCATCAGTTGCTGATGCCACACAGGTCGAGAAGGTAGTGTCTATTGTGCGAAGGGATGGACGCCGCTGTTTTGTCGTGCCTTCCGCGCCTGGTAAGCGGTCTGAAGATGACACAAAAATTACTGATTTGCTCTATTTGTGCCACGAACTCGCGAGACAAAATGTCGAATTTTCAGAGCCTTTTAATAAAATTAGTACGCGATTTTTGGATCTCTCAAAGGCTCTTGGTGTGTCAATAGATATGGAGAGTCTGCTCGCTGAGGTCGAGAGCGGGATAGCGAATGGTGCAGGGCGAGATTACGTGGCGTCGCGCGGCGAGTATTTGTGCGGGCGCATCTTAGCCGATGTTTTAGATGCGGTGTTTGTCGATCCAGCCGAGGCGATACTCTTTCGGGCTGATGGGCGCCTTGACAGCGATTCATATCGGCGATTGAGGGCACGTCTTTCAGATGATCGGCTGTATGTTATTCCGGGATTTTACGGTGCGGATGTAGAGGGTGAGATAGTGACATTTTCTCGTGGGGGGTCAGATATTACCGGTGCGATTGTTGCCCGCGCAGTTGGAGCAGAAATGTACGAAAACTGGACGGATGTGTCCGGATTGCTCATGGCCGATCCCCGCCTGGTGCCCAATCCATTGCCTGTAGAAGAAATTACATATCGCGAGATGCGCGAGTTGGCCTATATGGGAGCCGATGTTTTGCACGACGAAGCGATGTTTCCGGTGCGAACGGCAAAAATTCCCATTCACATACGAAATACCAATCGGCCAGAGGATGTGGGCACGTTGATTTTGCCGAGCCGAGAGCTTACAGAGCGCCTGATCGCCGGGGTTGCGGGACGTCCCAATTTTAGTATGCTATTTATTGAAAAAGATCTGATGAATCAGACAACGGGGTTTGGGCAGCGGGTCCTGGAGGTGGTTGCACGACATGGGATCAGTTATGATCACACGCCGTCGGGTATCGATACAATGTCGGTGATCATACAGGATGAGCAATTGGACGGCAAGGGCGAACTTCTCGTCGAAGATATTCAACGCATTATCGAGCCTGATCGCGCCGAACTGATCCACGGGCTTGCGCTGATTGCGACGGTTGGCGAGGGGATGTCGCACAGGGTTGGCATTGCAGCGCGTCTGTTTACTGCGCTGGCAGATGCAGGTGTGAATGTACGGGTGATTGACCAGGGGGCTTCAGAGATCAATATTATTGTGGGAGTCGAAGAAGCCGATCTCGAGACAGCACTGATCGCGATTTATCGCGCTTTTGTAAAATAAAAAAACTGGGAAGGGCTTTATGAAAATTCTCGTGACGGGGTCACACGGAAGAGTAGGGGGTAATCTGGTCAGACGTTTGCTCGACAAAGGCCACGACATACGCGGCTTTGTCTATCCCGGTGATGCCAGCCGGGCGGACAAATGGGAAGGCATTGATGAAGTCGAGGTCGTAGAAGGCGACTTGCGCGATTACGATGCCGTATCTCGCGCGGTTGAGGGTGTGGATGCCATATATCACCTGGCAGCGGCTTTTGCAAGCCCGCATAGCCATATCGAATATTTGCAGATTAATGGGCTGGGCACACTGCATTTACTCGAAGCTGTGCGAGAGAAAATCCCCAATTTGCAGCGTTTTGTCTATGCATGCACAGAAGCGATATACTGGAAGGTTGAAGAGGCTGGGCGTTTGTTTGAGAAGCCGATTTCCGAAGATATGGTCAGCGCGACTAAAGCGATGCCCTATTTTTTGACCAAGTGGATCGGCGAAGAACTGGTGATGAATTACCACGTTCAATACGGCTTTCCGAGCGTTGTGTGTCGGTTTGCGACCATTTTTGAACCGAGCGAATTTTTGACCGAAGACGGCGTTCCCAAATTTTGTACCCTCAGACCTCCGCTCGAACGGTTGCAACGCCAGAAAAACCCCACAGATGAACAGAGGGCGCAGCTCGCATCTATGGAAAAAGCATGGGCAGATGGTGCGCGGGTTCTGGTTAGCAGGTGTCCCGATGGCAGGAGTTTTAAGCAGGAATGGGCGGATGTGCGGGATATCGCCCTGGGCCTTTCTCTGAGTTTGGAGCGCGATGAAGCCGTGGGCGAGGCATTTACCCTTGGTGGAATGCTCATCGTGTGGGAAGACGATGTTCCAAAAGTTGCCGATTATCTCGGTGTAGGCTATACAGAAGCGACCATGCCTGCGCCGAATTTTTTTGAATTTGATCGATCAAAAACGCAAAATCTGCTCGGATATCATGCCGAACACGACTTGTGGAGCACGCTGAATACGGCTCTGGCGATGCAAGAGGGCAAGGAGACAGATGTTGTTCCCACAGGTGTGCGATACGGACGAAATCCCGCATAATGGGGAGGTCCTATGGCTTTCTTTTGCCGGTATATTCCGATTCTGGTATGCGCGGCATTGTTTTTGGGGGTGAGTGAGGCTCAATCTGTTGGAACTATTACCGGCACAGTGACCGATGCTGCAAGTGGAGAGAAGTTGGAAGCGGTGCAGGTCCATATCCCGGTCTTGAAACTGGGCGCAGTATCGGATGAGCAAGGCCGCTTTACTATCGACAATGTGCCAGTTGGCACGTATGAACTGAAGGCCGATTTGATCGGCTATGCGAGTGCGACAGTCGCGATTACTGTGATGGCTGGACAGACAACGACGGTTGCTTTGCTGATGGCGTTGTCCGCGCTTTATCTGGATGAAGTGGTGGTGACGGGTACGGCGTTTGAGGAATCGCCCATCAGTTTGACCTATGCGGTCGCCGTGGTCGGGCGAGAAAAGATGGCAGAGCAAGGGTCTCCACAGACCGTTGATTTTTTTAAGAATCTGGGGGCGAGTCACGGCGTGATCGGCGAGCGAAACAGTTGGTACAATGCCGGTCAAGCCGCCACGCTTCCAGAGAATATCGCCAATGTGAACCTGCGCGGCCTCGGGGCTTCGCGCACCCTGGTGTTGTTCAATGGCCGGCGTCAGGTCTATGTGCCAGCGCGCTTGATTGGGGGGCGCTTCGTAGATGTAAATGCGATGCCTTCGATAGCTATTGACCGCATTGAGGTACTCAAGGAAGGCGCGGGAGCGATCTACGGATCGGATGCTGTGGCTGGCGTTGCCAATTTTTTGACTCGCGCGGATTTTGAGGGCTTTGAGGTCTCGGCAGCCCACAATTATTTCGCAGGTGCTGGCGATACGAATGTGAGCGCGATATGGGGTAGAAAATTCGGCAACGCCCATGCCGTAATTTCGGCAGAATGGAGCGGTCAGCAGCAGTTGGCGACCGAAGAAAGAGATTATCTGCTGCTGCCATGGCACGGCGGTGGGCAACGCGGGGGATGGTCGGGCATTGGGAATCCCGGCGTCTTCACGCTTGGGGCACCCGCTATCTGGACCGCGGATATCCACGACCGCCGCTGTGAGGAATTTGGCGGGGTGGAATTGAGTTGGACGTGCCGCTTCCGCTATCAACCCTGGGACAATCTGATCGATAAAAAGCAGTATATCCGCGCTTTTGCCGAGATCAACGGTTCTCTGGACAATGGCCCGGATTACCACATTGAGGCATTGCTGTCTGAATCCGAGATTCCCGATTGGCTCACAACGCCTTCTTACCCACCCATCCCTCTGTTTCACACGACCATCATGGAAGTCGCGCCCGACCACCCGGGGCGGCGGGCATTCTGCGAGGACCAGGGAAACTACGCAGGGAGCGGTTCTTACGATGCGGACAAAGTAGCCGAAGCCTGCGCCGATGGGGAGACGAACTGGTATTTTAATGGGCGCACGTTTGGCAATTCGGGCCCTGGGCGCACACTGTCGCGCCAGTCTCGCACCTGGCGCGTAGCTGCTTCCGCAGACCGCGATTTCAAAGCATTTGGTGGGCGGGACGCCAGTTTTGACGTGGGGCTTTCCTATTCCCACACCGCGGGGAACATGAATCTGCCGGGCATCTACAACGAACGCCTGTTCCTCGCCTTTCGAGGTTACGGCGGGCCGGATTGCGGTGTGGGTGTGATCGCAGATGCTTCGAGTGACGCCAAAATGAGACTCGACCCGAGCACCCTCAGTGGCAAAATGCCGGGGCACGGCAACTGTATGTATTTCAATCCTTTTAATAATGCCATTGAGTATTCCGCCCAACCCGGTGCCTTATACCTGGATCAGCGCAATCCGGAATATCGCCCCGAACTTGCAAACAGTCCCGAACTGCGGGAATGGCTCGGCGCAGAGGAAGTCAATTTGCAGAGCACGGCGGATATGATAGTTGCCGATGCGACGCTGACTGGGACATGGACGGAAAATGTCTGGCTCAACGCGAGTTATGCCGCCGGATATCAGTTTCGCCGGATCAGCGCGGTTGGCGATCCCAATGACGCGGGCGATGTCACCATCAATCCCTGTCCGGTTGCAGGCGATAAGGGATGTACTGAGCGCGATAAGTTCGGTCCCTATGTTTTCACGAATGTGCATCGGCCTTATGAGGCAGATCAGACGGTACATCGCTTTTTTGGCGAAATTCCTCTGAGCCTGGGCGAGCGTTTTGACGTGCAATTGGCTGCGAATTACGAATTCCACGATGTGGCGAGCAGTTTTGATCCCAAATTTGGGTGGCGCTATCAACTCTCGGAATCTCCGACCCATTCCGCGTT
The sequence above is a segment of the Gemmatimonadota bacterium genome. Coding sequences within it:
- a CDS encoding ATP-binding protein, which gives rise to MSNSLPQVLMHSAPSLYKHLDAFAQIVESAVRLAGASEDEQVDLMVAVMEALNNAIDHGNGEDASKKVHLKIDIHPASITVWVQDEGGGFDPNATPDPVAPENLMNNSGRGLLMMRAFMDEVDFMPSQKGTLVKMIKYFSSKSSPSHC
- the raiA gene encoding ribosome-associated translation inhibitor RaiA, whose protein sequence is MPMQIDISGHHYHVSDSTRTHIKAAVSRFERFYTPVLGCHVAIKKEEPAFRVDIIVNVHGQTLKASNTGNKLFPVIDGSAKKMIRQLKKLRGRRRKPRVISSLNEV
- the hprK gene encoding HPr(Ser) kinase/phosphatase; this translates as MPQISIGKMLEDYSDQLSLSSVAGQEGIGNTLSTSDVHRPGLALAGFLGLFTFDRVQVMGNTEMLYLSSLDPDVCRQTLETIFQFDIPCMVITDGNEVLPVMVELSNARHIPLLTTPFATTKFAHLFSHYLDDVFAPRTAIHGSLVDVYGIGLLFVGASGIGKSEIAVDLVERGHRLVADDVVLVSRKLQGIVVGSSGETLRDHIEIRGLGILNVRNMFGVRAVRMQKRIEVVVKLIKWDETAAYDRIGLDEDWVSILDLEVPQVTVPIYPGKNITVIAETIALNYQLKIQGYHTAQEFNRRLVERMKNKIRDDMSIRADIE
- a CDS encoding aspartate kinase; protein product: MKKIVCKFGGSSVADATQVEKVVSIVRRDGRRCFVVPSAPGKRSEDDTKITDLLYLCHELARQNVEFSEPFNKISTRFLDLSKALGVSIDMESLLAEVESGIANGAGRDYVASRGEYLCGRILADVLDAVFVDPAEAILFRADGRLDSDSYRRLRARLSDDRLYVIPGFYGADVEGEIVTFSRGGSDITGAIVARAVGAEMYENWTDVSGLLMADPRLVPNPLPVEEITYREMRELAYMGADVLHDEAMFPVRTAKIPIHIRNTNRPEDVGTLILPSRELTERLIAGVAGRPNFSMLFIEKDLMNQTTGFGQRVLEVVARHGISYDHTPSGIDTMSVIIQDEQLDGKGELLVEDIQRIIEPDRAELIHGLALIATVGEGMSHRVGIAARLFTALADAGVNVRVIDQGASEINIIVGVEEADLETALIAIYRAFVK
- a CDS encoding NAD(P)-dependent oxidoreductase, producing MKILVTGSHGRVGGNLVRRLLDKGHDIRGFVYPGDASRADKWEGIDEVEVVEGDLRDYDAVSRAVEGVDAIYHLAAAFASPHSHIEYLQINGLGTLHLLEAVREKIPNLQRFVYACTEAIYWKVEEAGRLFEKPISEDMVSATKAMPYFLTKWIGEELVMNYHVQYGFPSVVCRFATIFEPSEFLTEDGVPKFCTLRPPLERLQRQKNPTDEQRAQLASMEKAWADGARVLVSRCPDGRSFKQEWADVRDIALGLSLSLERDEAVGEAFTLGGMLIVWEDDVPKVADYLGVGYTEATMPAPNFFEFDRSKTQNLLGYHAEHDLWSTLNTALAMQEGKETDVVPTGVRYGRNPA